From the genome of Pyxidicoccus trucidator, one region includes:
- a CDS encoding serine/threonine-protein kinase, which yields MACKHCAVAHPAGTSCPAEQPASTPAGGVSLEGQRHGPLVFKRRLGAGALGTVYLAEHLPSAHRFAVKVLHPHLAAQPALRTRFYVEARALRELTHRHVARVLDARPGPGGLPCLLMEYANGEAFSRLPMPLAPVEAVELLGQALEAVEAAHARGLVHCDLSADNLVLTRDARGERRVKVLDFGTSAVLSASLSEEERACGMVVGSPAFIAPEQWSGEAVDGRADLYSLGVVGYLLVTGRLPFGFGRVGELAPPQAHELNPGVPPALSAVLLRALAQRADERFPDARAFREALASCLAPTVARPATSRSPFADEEPLADIEVVVDELTSSSGVPWDIIPPRPIRLLPSMAVRPQEGHVTIFGQAMPPDGATPLHLALREAAHATAPMLEVSAPCAPAPAGLRARVGLGDAAALVSVEAGDVTTDGFFAAWDGALPPLAARLRAELGFAGRTVVFECDVVRHVSQDEARIWNVAAGIFVQYTEPGESLRQLLAQALASGEKPRATEPGPDAELGRLLARAATVAKDPYTLLGARPDAGFDEVRRRASAALRRLDAFRLRPLPDSQRRALESLRVRVEAAGRTLGEPLHRAGFDAVRGNLAGLSRCVEAGLTEESIEPLRRAFLTARPESEARARTLFTQGHALEVQRALRGALMRYSEALALDPLNVSWLRHYQELRRKAHAVARVNHSQPSGAIA from the coding sequence ATGGCATGCAAGCACTGCGCGGTGGCTCATCCGGCTGGAACGTCCTGCCCGGCCGAGCAGCCTGCCTCCACCCCGGCCGGGGGAGTGTCGCTGGAAGGTCAGCGACACGGGCCGCTCGTCTTCAAGCGCCGCCTGGGCGCGGGAGCCCTGGGCACGGTGTACCTCGCCGAGCACCTGCCCAGCGCGCACCGCTTCGCGGTGAAGGTGCTGCACCCGCACCTGGCCGCGCAGCCGGCCCTGCGCACCCGCTTCTATGTGGAGGCCCGCGCCCTGCGGGAGCTGACGCACCGCCATGTGGCCCGCGTGCTCGACGCGCGCCCCGGCCCCGGCGGCCTGCCGTGCCTCCTGATGGAGTACGCCAACGGGGAGGCCTTCTCGCGGCTGCCCATGCCGCTGGCGCCGGTGGAGGCCGTGGAGTTGCTCGGCCAGGCGCTGGAGGCGGTGGAGGCCGCGCACGCGCGCGGGCTGGTGCACTGTGACTTGTCCGCGGACAACCTCGTCCTCACCCGCGACGCGCGCGGCGAGCGGCGGGTGAAGGTGCTCGACTTCGGCACCAGCGCCGTCCTCAGCGCCAGCCTCTCCGAGGAGGAGCGCGCCTGCGGCATGGTGGTGGGCTCGCCCGCGTTCATCGCTCCCGAGCAATGGTCGGGCGAGGCGGTGGATGGCCGCGCGGACCTGTACTCGCTGGGCGTGGTGGGCTACCTGCTCGTCACCGGGCGCCTGCCCTTCGGCTTCGGCCGCGTGGGCGAGCTGGCCCCCCCGCAGGCGCACGAGCTCAACCCGGGCGTGCCGCCAGCGCTGTCCGCCGTGCTGCTGCGCGCCCTGGCCCAGCGCGCCGACGAGCGCTTCCCGGATGCCCGCGCGTTCCGCGAGGCGCTCGCGAGCTGCCTGGCGCCCACCGTCGCCCGGCCGGCCACGTCGCGCTCTCCGTTCGCCGACGAGGAGCCGCTGGCGGACATCGAGGTGGTGGTGGACGAGCTGACGTCGTCGTCGGGCGTGCCGTGGGACATCATCCCGCCGCGGCCCATCCGCCTGCTGCCCTCCATGGCGGTCCGGCCCCAGGAGGGCCACGTCACCATCTTCGGCCAGGCCATGCCCCCGGACGGCGCCACGCCGCTGCACCTCGCGCTGCGCGAGGCCGCCCATGCCACGGCGCCGATGCTGGAGGTCTCCGCGCCGTGCGCGCCCGCGCCCGCGGGCCTGCGCGCCCGCGTGGGCCTGGGAGACGCCGCGGCGCTGGTCTCCGTGGAGGCCGGTGATGTGACGACGGACGGCTTCTTCGCCGCGTGGGACGGGGCGCTGCCGCCGCTCGCCGCGCGGCTGCGGGCGGAGCTGGGCTTCGCCGGGCGGACGGTGGTGTTCGAGTGCGACGTCGTCCGTCACGTCTCCCAGGACGAGGCGCGCATCTGGAACGTGGCCGCCGGCATCTTCGTCCAGTACACCGAGCCCGGAGAGTCGCTGCGCCAGTTGCTGGCCCAGGCGCTCGCGAGCGGGGAGAAGCCGCGCGCCACGGAGCCCGGGCCCGACGCGGAGCTCGGCCGCCTGCTGGCCCGCGCCGCCACCGTGGCGAAGGACCCGTACACCCTGCTGGGCGCGCGGCCCGACGCGGGCTTCGACGAGGTGCGCCGCCGCGCCAGCGCCGCGCTGCGCCGGCTGGACGCCTTCCGCCTGCGGCCCCTGCCCGACTCGCAGCGTCGCGCCCTGGAGTCCCTGCGCGTGCGCGTGGAGGCCGCCGGGCGCACCCTGGGCGAGCCGCTCCACCGCGCCGGCTTCGACGCCGTCCGGGGCAACCTCGCCGGACTCTCGCGCTGCGTCGAGGCGGGTCTCACCGAGGAGTCCATCGAGCCGCTGCGCCGCGCCTTCCTCACCGCCCGTCCCGAGTCGGAGGCCCGCGCGCGCACCCTCTTCACCCAGGGCCACGCGCTGGAGGTGCAGCGGGCCCTGCGTGGCGCGCTCATGCGCTACTCCGAGGCGCTCGCGTTGGATCCGCTCAACGTGTCCTGGCTGCGCCACTACCAGGAGCTGCGTCGGAAGGCGCACGCCGTGGCACGGGTGAACCATTCCCAGCCCTCGGGGGCCATTGCCTGA
- a CDS encoding CotH kinase family protein, whose translation MKRLSLLAGLLLLLGACGGASSNPPPPDTPPGQDDRPTPTPDAGTPDSGSPEDAGTPDSGTPDSGTPDSGTPDSGTPDGGPGKPPPDWPALQTSIPVYRLTVTPEHLKALNDHVDDRDYEVPASFTADGRSYAVDVRYRGRSTRYEVKKPWQVRFDKEARFNGVKRIELLAAYKDGGYLTEKLWYDTAASLGLDVPRVRYVNLYLNGQYEGVYVEVESITKDFLRAHGLDEDGDIYRCGMHDCELRPPPKQRYMEDWEKRTNEDQPWDKLWTFLDGLNRTPPDRLAAFLEKSVELDDYLTWMVLDAFIVNHTHQDARSFLIYSRETGRWTFVPWDLNNALSLYNRTTPHTNQGVKEDYPHPGFSGYDPQVYELYVHRRDDLGYTDMRPTWSTLTTRILDDPALRARYITRMRELLTEHLTEEKLGARIDTMHALLVPFILPGAGGKVEDPYVSPGHAAESANYLRRFVRERRAWLLAHLDALEKHGQGPLVLDRVGRNAAGAYWVQLYNRGSAPVSLGGLRLSADTRVPFAPQLSPRTLAPGEHATFNLALDPARTEVALFNGAGMVALDMLWFAPLAAGEAYGREPRGAESFKSQPGP comes from the coding sequence ATGAAACGACTGAGCCTGCTTGCTGGACTGCTGTTGCTGCTGGGCGCGTGTGGTGGCGCGTCCTCGAATCCTCCACCTCCAGACACTCCGCCGGGCCAGGACGACCGGCCCACGCCCACCCCGGACGCGGGCACGCCGGACTCCGGCTCGCCCGAGGACGCGGGCACACCGGACTCCGGCACGCCCGACTCGGGGACGCCGGACTCCGGCACGCCCGACTCCGGCACACCGGATGGAGGCCCCGGCAAGCCGCCGCCGGACTGGCCGGCCCTGCAGACATCCATTCCCGTCTACCGGCTCACGGTGACTCCCGAGCACCTCAAGGCGCTCAACGACCACGTCGACGACCGGGACTACGAGGTGCCGGCCTCCTTCACCGCGGACGGACGCTCGTACGCGGTGGACGTGCGCTACCGCGGCCGCTCCACCCGCTACGAGGTGAAGAAGCCCTGGCAGGTGCGCTTCGACAAGGAGGCGCGCTTCAATGGCGTGAAGCGAATCGAGCTGCTCGCCGCGTACAAGGACGGCGGCTACCTCACGGAGAAGCTCTGGTACGACACCGCGGCCAGCCTGGGCCTGGACGTGCCTCGTGTCCGGTACGTGAATCTCTACCTCAACGGCCAGTACGAGGGCGTCTACGTGGAGGTGGAGTCCATCACCAAGGACTTCCTGCGCGCGCATGGGCTGGACGAGGACGGCGACATCTACCGCTGCGGCATGCACGACTGCGAGCTGCGTCCGCCGCCGAAGCAGCGGTACATGGAGGATTGGGAGAAGCGGACGAACGAGGACCAGCCGTGGGACAAGCTGTGGACCTTCCTGGACGGGCTCAACCGCACACCGCCGGACCGCCTCGCGGCCTTCCTGGAGAAGAGCGTCGAGTTGGACGACTACCTCACCTGGATGGTGCTGGACGCCTTCATCGTCAACCACACGCACCAGGACGCCCGCAGCTTCCTCATCTACAGCCGCGAGACGGGCCGGTGGACGTTCGTCCCGTGGGACTTGAACAACGCGCTCAGCCTCTACAACCGCACGACGCCGCACACCAACCAGGGCGTGAAGGAGGACTACCCGCACCCGGGTTTCAGCGGGTACGACCCCCAGGTCTACGAGCTGTATGTCCACCGCCGCGACGATCTGGGCTACACGGACATGCGGCCCACCTGGAGCACGCTGACCACCCGCATCCTGGACGACCCGGCGCTGCGCGCCCGCTACATCACCCGCATGCGTGAGCTGCTGACCGAGCATCTCACCGAGGAGAAGCTGGGCGCCCGCATCGACACGATGCACGCGCTGCTGGTCCCCTTCATCCTCCCGGGGGCCGGCGGCAAGGTAGAGGACCCGTACGTCAGCCCCGGTCACGCCGCCGAGAGCGCGAACTACCTGCGCCGCTTCGTCCGCGAGCGTCGTGCCTGGCTGCTCGCCCACCTGGATGCCCTGGAGAAGCATGGCCAGGGCCCCCTGGTCCTCGACCGCGTGGGGCGGAACGCCGCGGGCGCTTACTGGGTCCAGCTCTACAACCGGGGCAGCGCGCCCGTGTCGCTGGGGGGCCTGCGCCTGTCGGCGGACACCCGGGTTCCTTTTGCCCCCCAACTGTCCCCCCGCACGCTGGCGCCGGGGGAGCACGCCACGTTCAACCTGGCCCTGGACCCGGCCCGGACGGAGGTGGCCCTGTTCAACGGGGCGGGGATGGTGGCGCTGGACATGCTTTGGTTCGCCCCGCTGGCCGCCGGGGAGGCGTACGGCCGGGAGCCCCGGGGGGCCGAGTCGTTCAAGAGTCAGCCCGGCCCTTGA
- a CDS encoding phosphomannomutase/phosphoglucomutase, with protein sequence MNTHIFREYDIRGLVDKDLTTEVVELLGKGLGTIIRRQGGRSIAVGRDCRESSTRFRDSLCAGLTSTGLNVLDVGVVPTPLTYFAANTLPVDGLAMITGSHNPPEYNGFKIGAGKTTFHSHEIQALRKLIEAKDFEVGAKQGRVELYDIITAYNHFIRQTIKVGRKGMRIVIDAGNGTGGAVAVPLFEAMGFDVVPLFCEMDATFPNHHPDPTVVENLQDLIAAVKREKAEVGIAYDGDTDRIGVIDDKGNILWGDQLMVLFARYVLKESPGAAIVGEVKCSYTLYDDIAKNGGKPVMWKAGHSLIKSKMKEEHAELAGEMSGHIFFKNRYFGFDDAIYSTARLLEILTHEPKKMSELLADVPKTYASPELRFDTKEEKKFEMVKRATETLRAAGHDIIDVDGVRVTFPDGWGLIRASNTQPILVLRFEANTEARLKEIQTLIESTVAKVQKEVGG encoded by the coding sequence ATGAACACGCACATCTTTCGCGAGTACGACATCCGGGGTCTGGTCGATAAGGACCTGACCACCGAGGTGGTGGAGCTGCTGGGCAAGGGCCTGGGCACCATCATCCGGCGCCAGGGCGGGCGCTCCATCGCCGTGGGCCGGGACTGCCGCGAGTCTTCCACCCGCTTCCGGGACTCCCTCTGCGCGGGGCTCACCTCCACCGGCCTCAACGTGCTCGACGTGGGCGTGGTGCCCACGCCCCTGACGTACTTCGCCGCCAACACGCTCCCGGTGGACGGGCTCGCCATGATTACCGGCAGCCACAACCCGCCCGAGTACAACGGCTTCAAGATTGGCGCGGGGAAGACCACCTTCCACAGCCATGAAATCCAGGCCCTCCGCAAGCTCATCGAGGCGAAGGACTTCGAGGTCGGCGCGAAGCAGGGCCGCGTGGAACTCTACGACATCATCACCGCGTACAACCACTTCATCCGGCAGACCATCAAGGTCGGCCGCAAGGGGATGCGCATCGTCATCGACGCCGGCAACGGCACGGGTGGCGCGGTGGCGGTGCCGTTGTTCGAGGCCATGGGCTTCGACGTGGTGCCCCTGTTCTGTGAGATGGACGCCACCTTCCCCAACCACCACCCGGACCCGACGGTGGTGGAGAACCTCCAGGACCTCATCGCCGCGGTGAAGCGCGAGAAGGCCGAGGTGGGCATCGCCTACGACGGCGACACCGACCGCATCGGCGTCATCGACGACAAGGGCAACATCCTCTGGGGCGACCAGCTCATGGTGCTCTTCGCCCGCTACGTGCTGAAGGAGAGCCCGGGCGCGGCCATCGTCGGCGAGGTGAAGTGCAGCTACACGCTGTACGACGACATCGCGAAGAACGGCGGCAAGCCCGTCATGTGGAAGGCGGGCCACTCGCTCATCAAGTCGAAGATGAAGGAGGAGCACGCGGAGCTGGCCGGGGAGATGAGCGGCCACATCTTCTTCAAGAACCGCTACTTCGGCTTCGACGACGCCATCTACTCCACGGCGCGCCTGCTCGAAATCCTCACCCACGAGCCGAAGAAGATGTCGGAGCTGCTCGCGGATGTGCCGAAGACGTACGCCAGCCCCGAGCTGCGCTTCGACACCAAGGAGGAGAAGAAGTTCGAGATGGTCAAGCGCGCCACGGAGACGCTGCGCGCGGCGGGCCACGACATCATCGACGTGGACGGCGTGCGCGTGACGTTCCCCGACGGCTGGGGCCTCATCCGCGCTTCCAACACGCAGCCCATCCTGGTGCTCCGCTTCGAGGCGAACACCGAGGCGCGCCTGAAGGAAATCCAGACGCTCATCGAGAGCACCGTCGCCAAGGTGCAGAAGGAAGTCGGGGGCTGA
- a CDS encoding NADPH-dependent FMN reductase, which produces MTGPRILAVSGSLRTQGFNRKLLDLAVTHARSLGAEVDVVDLKALGLPLYDGDVEAAGLPPPVLELRERLGKAQGLLISSPEYNSSIPGGLKNAIDWVSRPPGRLFHDKWAAMMGTSPGVFGTARMQPHLRQVLSSVGALVLNTQVHLPKAAEAFTPDGKLKDEARQKEVETLVGALVSKLKG; this is translated from the coding sequence ATGACCGGCCCGCGCATCCTCGCCGTGAGCGGAAGCCTCCGGACCCAGGGCTTCAACCGGAAGCTCCTGGACCTGGCCGTCACGCACGCCCGCTCGCTGGGGGCGGAGGTGGACGTGGTCGACTTGAAGGCCCTGGGGCTGCCCCTCTATGACGGTGACGTGGAGGCGGCGGGCCTGCCGCCTCCGGTGTTGGAGCTGCGCGAGCGGCTGGGGAAGGCCCAGGGGCTGCTCATCTCCAGCCCCGAGTACAACTCGTCGATTCCGGGCGGGCTGAAGAACGCCATCGACTGGGTGTCGCGCCCGCCGGGCCGCCTGTTCCACGACAAGTGGGCGGCGATGATGGGCACCTCGCCCGGCGTCTTCGGCACCGCGCGCATGCAGCCGCACCTGCGGCAGGTGCTGTCCTCCGTGGGGGCCCTGGTGCTGAACACCCAGGTGCACCTGCCCAAGGCGGCCGAGGCCTTCACCCCGGACGGGAAGCTGAAGGACGAGGCACGCCAGAAGGAAGTGGAGACGCTGGTCGGGGCGTTGGTCTCCAAGCTGAAGGGCTGA
- a CDS encoding ROK family protein: protein MPTLGIDLGGTFARAAVVDAAGNVLASAKVALSERSPAGVVETIVQAAAAAKKFAGVEVVGCGVGAAAQIHKDSGVLSVAPNLGWRNVPLGAMLKARLGQPVRVVNDLAAAAWGEFQAGAGRGASDLLVVFVGSGVGSAIIANARLLDGAGGVAGELGHIKVVPGGRRCGCGELGCLEAYAGGHNLIAQTRELLAAGSSPKLVELTGGDAAVITPATLEQAAEAGDAAAHEVYARAAQFLAVAVANQVTVLNPARLILGGGVLTHCPSLRHRVMEGVQAWASQTSREGLLIAEAELGDDSGLIGAALLAA, encoded by the coding sequence ATGCCGACGCTGGGAATCGACCTGGGTGGAACCTTTGCCCGCGCCGCCGTCGTGGATGCAGCCGGGAATGTGCTCGCTTCCGCGAAGGTGGCCCTGTCCGAGCGCAGTCCGGCCGGCGTGGTGGAGACCATTGTCCAGGCCGCGGCCGCCGCCAAGAAGTTCGCGGGCGTCGAGGTGGTCGGGTGCGGGGTGGGGGCCGCCGCCCAGATTCACAAGGACTCGGGCGTGCTGTCGGTCGCCCCCAACCTCGGCTGGCGCAACGTGCCACTGGGGGCGATGCTCAAGGCGCGCCTGGGCCAGCCGGTGCGCGTGGTGAATGACCTGGCCGCCGCGGCCTGGGGCGAGTTCCAGGCCGGGGCCGGGCGCGGGGCCAGTGACCTGCTGGTGGTGTTCGTGGGCTCGGGCGTGGGCAGCGCCATCATCGCCAACGCCCGGCTGCTGGACGGCGCGGGCGGGGTGGCGGGAGAGCTGGGACACATCAAGGTGGTGCCCGGCGGGCGGCGCTGCGGCTGTGGCGAGCTGGGGTGCCTGGAGGCGTACGCGGGCGGCCACAACCTCATCGCCCAGACGCGCGAGCTGCTCGCGGCGGGGAGCTCCCCCAAGCTGGTGGAGCTGACGGGTGGGGACGCGGCGGTCATCACCCCGGCGACGCTGGAGCAGGCGGCGGAGGCGGGAGACGCCGCCGCGCATGAGGTGTACGCGCGGGCGGCGCAGTTCCTGGCGGTGGCGGTGGCCAACCAGGTGACGGTGCTCAACCCGGCGCGGCTCATCCTGGGCGGCGGCGTGCTGACCCACTGCCCCAGCCTGCGGCACCGCGTGATGGAGGGCGTGCAGGCCTGGGCGTCCCAGACGTCTCGCGAGGGGCTGCTCATCGCCGAGGCCGAGCTGGGTGACGACAGCGGTCTGATTGGCGCGGCGCTGCTGGCGGCGTAG
- a CDS encoding helix-turn-helix domain-containing protein — protein sequence MMTQSRPVGELLRDWRQRRSLSQLELALRAEVSARHVSFMETGRSKPSREMLLHLSEELDIPLRERNALLMAGGFAPVYPEGRLDQPALQSAREAVDMVLSGHEPYPALAVDRYWSLVAANRAVGLLLEGVSPELLEPPVNVLRLSLHPQGLAPHIANLAQWRGHVLGRLHRQVDITADPKLAALHEELRAMPAPGGGVWSKASAHAEPLGVVVPLRLDTRFGQLSLFSTTTVFGTPVDVTLAELAIESFFPADRPTAELLRRIASEGQPADA from the coding sequence ATGATGACGCAGAGCCGCCCCGTGGGAGAGTTGCTGCGCGACTGGCGCCAGCGCCGGAGTCTCAGTCAGCTGGAACTGGCGCTGCGCGCGGAGGTGTCCGCCCGCCACGTCAGCTTCATGGAGACCGGACGCTCCAAGCCGAGCCGGGAGATGCTGCTCCATCTCTCCGAGGAGCTCGACATCCCCCTGCGTGAGCGCAACGCGCTGCTCATGGCGGGAGGCTTTGCCCCTGTCTACCCGGAGGGCAGACTGGACCAGCCCGCCCTCCAGTCCGCGCGTGAGGCGGTGGACATGGTGCTCAGCGGCCACGAGCCGTACCCGGCCCTGGCCGTGGACCGCTACTGGTCGCTGGTGGCCGCCAACCGCGCCGTGGGCCTGCTGCTGGAGGGCGTGTCGCCCGAGCTGCTCGAGCCCCCGGTGAATGTGCTGCGCCTCAGTCTGCACCCCCAGGGGCTGGCCCCGCACATCGCCAACCTCGCGCAGTGGCGGGGCCATGTCCTCGGCCGGCTCCACCGGCAGGTGGACATCACCGCCGACCCGAAGCTCGCCGCGCTCCACGAGGAGCTGCGCGCCATGCCCGCCCCCGGCGGAGGCGTGTGGTCCAAGGCGAGCGCGCACGCGGAGCCCCTGGGCGTCGTCGTCCCCCTGCGCCTGGACACGCGCTTCGGGCAGCTGTCCCTCTTCAGCACCACGACGGTGTTCGGCACGCCGGTGGACGTCACCCTGGCCGAGCTGGCGATTGAGTCCTTCTTCCCCGCGGACCGGCCCACCGCCGAGCTGCTGCGGCGCATCGCCTCCGAGGGACAGCCCGCGGACGCGTGA
- a CDS encoding peptidase M23 — protein MKTMKLTMAVMALVAAGWATTVTAATAVGPICDTAARVGSTTYYSCSGSSHNALDMSNGSCSEWNHRGMINVSRYYAYYGGCAANCSGGTTCNGGAGNYYVVTGGSGWDFRQLHLNANVSSGSKTCDRCALGLVGSTGNSTGAHVHADNRQYGTRKTAWYTSVGTTCGNSAYCNYTMGNPTL, from the coding sequence ATGAAGACGATGAAGTTGACGATGGCCGTCATGGCCCTCGTGGCGGCCGGCTGGGCCACCACGGTGACCGCCGCCACGGCCGTGGGCCCCATCTGTGACACCGCCGCGCGCGTGGGTTCCACCACCTACTACTCGTGCTCGGGCAGCTCCCACAACGCGCTCGACATGAGCAATGGCTCGTGCAGCGAGTGGAACCACCGCGGCATGATCAACGTCAGCCGCTACTACGCCTACTACGGCGGCTGTGCGGCCAACTGCAGCGGCGGCACCACCTGCAACGGTGGCGCGGGCAACTACTACGTCGTAACGGGTGGCAGCGGCTGGGACTTCCGCCAGCTGCACCTGAACGCCAACGTGTCGTCCGGCTCCAAGACGTGCGACCGCTGCGCGCTGGGCCTCGTGGGCTCCACCGGTAACTCCACCGGCGCCCACGTCCACGCGGACAACCGCCAGTACGGCACCCGCAAGACGGCCTGGTACACCAGCGTCGGCACCACGTGCGGCAACAGCGCCTACTGCAACTACACGATGGGCAACCCCACGCTGTAG